The following are encoded in a window of Acropora muricata isolate sample 2 chromosome 6, ASM3666990v1, whole genome shotgun sequence genomic DNA:
- the LOC136920245 gene encoding cilia- and flagella-associated protein 184-like, which translates to MADISAQESSNSENMSETVKDNPPSQSESVQNQQTNNDSEIPPQGDAVAEESSSHPEGGQGEEAPSITVEGEDANQHQEGEDGYQPELEGGPDQSQEKLGEMAKIEEEPNENVPMPENEAIPETDEDPAVKVTESLSREGTPTEEDRSVERDTKQEEPDASATPPPPPPEEHSTEPTISEFEPLDTYLESDGMRYDELEIDEESEPEVPVYDRAELIERYQQVLEERSSLQAQNSQLQHKLAEYFKKKKSDERQQEIEKNVTDQEQRYLKYMSNLEELQNEERRERESFKDQIEDLKAKCQEKQEIVDKTSDGFMMFKMDVAKQSINSRSGKAIPPKDLEQYQMLELKKEQEVMQVRLENIKLKNRLKKREMQLKAKEELAEGLHLIDFEQLKIENQTYNEKIEERNEELLKLRKKITTTVQVLTHLKEKLQFVQAENSEQSNHLRSVEAHVAQKRDILTRNKQVRDAMRIENVKLRQKCGLLGNEPLLRDYEQRKEQSDDLRKNIERLKMAHAELTMNCSGVRTKIEAARITEKQT; encoded by the exons ATGGCTGACATCTCTGCTCAGGAAAGTTCAAATTCG GAAAATATGTCTGAAACAGTAAAAGATAATCCACCCTCGCAGTCTGAAAGTGTGCAAAATCAACAGACGAATAATGACTCAGAGATACCTCCTCAGGGAGATGCTGTAGCTGAGGAGTCTTCTTCACATCCTGAAGGAGGACAGGGTGAGGAGGCTCCCAGTATCACTGTAGAAGGAGAGGATGCAAATCAACATCAGGAAGGAGAGGATGGTTACCAACCAGAATTGGAAGGTGGACCTGATCAGTCGCAAGAGAAGCTGGGGGAAATGGCA AAAATTGAGGAGGAACCAAATGAAAATGTTCCAATGCCAGAG AATGAGGCTATTCCTGAGACTGATGAGGATCCAGCGGTCAAGGTTACTGAGTCATTATCCAGGGAGGGGACCCCAACAGAGGAGGATCGTTCAGTGGAAAGAGATACAAAACAAGAAGAACCAGATGCGTCAGCCacacccccacccccacccccagaAGAACACTCAACTGAACCCACCATTTCTGAGTTTGAACCACTAGATACTTATTTGGAATCAG ATGGTATGAGATATGATGAATTGGAGATAGATGAGGAGTCAGAACCAGAGGTTCCTGTTTATGACAGAGCAGAGCTTATTGAACGTTATCAG CAAGTGTTAGAGGAGAGGTCAAGCCTGCAGGCACAAAATTCCCAGCTGCAGCACAAGTTAGCTGAGTATTTCAAGAAGAAAAAG AGTGATGAACGtcaacaagaaattgaaaagaatgtGACAGACCAAGAACAGAGATATCTGAAATACATGT CAAACCTGGAAGAACTTCAAAATGAAGAGAGACGAGAAAGGGAGAGCTTCAAAGATCAGATTGAGGATCTCAAAGCCAAATGTCAAGAAAAGCAAGAAATCGTCGATAAAACAAG TGATGGGTTTATGATGTTTAAGATGGATGTTGCCAAACAGTCCATAAATAGTCGATCAGGGAAGGCAATTCCACCAAAG GACCTTGAGCAGTACCAAATGCTTGAACTCAAGAAAGAACAGGAGGTTATGCAG GTTCGCCTGGAAAATATAAAACTCAAGAACCGACTTAAGAAGAGGGAAATGCAATTGAAGGCCAAG gAGGAACTTGCCGAAGGATTGCATCTCATAGATTTTGAACAACTCAAGATTGAAAATCAAACGTACAACGAAAAAATCGAGGAGAGGAATGAG GAACTATTAAAACTCCGCAAAAAGATCACCACAACAGTTCAAGTGCTAACCCATCTGAAGGAGAAGTTACAGTTTGTTCAAGCCGAGAACAGTGAGCAGAGCAATCACCTGAGATCTGTTGAGGCACATGTCGCTCAG aaaCGAGATATTTTAACTCGCAACAAACAAGTTCGAGATGCAATGAGAATCGAGAATGTCAAACTCAGACAGAAATGTGGACTGTTAGGAAACGAACCACTCCTAAGAGACTACGAGCAGAGAAAAGAACAG agcgaCGACCTACGGAAGAATATTGAGCGACTCAAGATGGCTCATGCTGAGCTGACAATGAACTGCAGTGGAGTTCGAACGAAGATAGAAGCAGCAAGGATTACAGAGAAGCAAACTTAG
- the LOC136920868 gene encoding thymidine kinase, cytosolic-like: MWGARGALFKISGAISSSTGSASTFLRTAQRFTTCKMSMVTISGMDVHGVMNIRGQIQVIFGPMFSGKTTELLRRIKRYQVANHSCIVIKYEKDNRYDAGGVATHDRQTLRASSCSVLEDIKEKAQDYSVIGIDEGQFFPDIVQFSEEMAGLGKVIIVAALDGTFQREPFGPILKLVPLAESVVKLSAVCMHCYRDAAFTKRLGAEKKVEVIGGADKYMAVCRDCYHFSPVHGVLAGSPIKYNYH, encoded by the exons ATGTGGGGCGCACGGGGCGCACTATTCAAAATTTCTGGCGCAATCTCCTCCTCAACGGGATCAGCATCAACGTTCCTTCGCACAGCACAAAGATTTACGACTTGCAAAATGTCTATGGTTACGATTTCAGGCATGGACGTTCACGGTGTAATGAATATTCGAGGTCAAATTCAG GTCATCTTTGGTCCAATGTTCTCCGGAAAAAC AACTGAGCTTCTAAGAAGAATTAAGCGCTACCAAGTGGCAAATCACTCGTGTATTGTCATAAAATACGAAAAAGATAATCGTTATGATGCTGGTGGAGTAGCAACACATGATAG GCAAACTCTTAGAGCATCTTCATGCTCAGTGTTAGAAGACATTAAAGAAAAAGCTCAAGATTATTCTGTTATTGGAATTGATGAAGGCCAGTTT tTTCCCGACATTGTGCAGTTCTCTGAAGAAATGGCTGGCCTTGGAAAAGTAATCATAGTTGCAGCTTTAGATGGAACATTTCAACGAGAG cCATTTGGACCTATTTTAAAGCTTGTACCTCTTGCCGAAAGTGTTGTAAAACTTAGTGCAGTCTGCATGCATTGCTATAGGGATGCAGCTTTTACAAAACGACTTGGGGCAGAAAAAAAG GTTGAAGTAATAGGTGGGGCGGATAAGTACATGGCTGTCTGTCGAGACTGTTATCATTTCTCACCTGTGCATGGTGTCCTTGCTGGTTCTCCAATTAAATATAACTATCACTGA